The proteins below are encoded in one region of Tindallia magadiensis:
- a CDS encoding methyl-accepting chemotaxis protein yields the protein MNLSKRIILYMALLILLVAGGLGLTAMRFSAGMVTNQAEEMLSGLAHDGAELVSEGITLRLEVLQEVAMRDSVRTMDFETQQEALAPHVERLGFMDFGIVTPDGTATYVMEDNTAELGDRNYVQRALAGEQNTSDVIISRVINQPVLMYAVPIFDANERVVGALIARRDANGLTEITNRIGYGESGYAYMVNRSGVTVVHPNRDLVMNQFNPIEASAQEESLVPLAELMREVLENEDGVTSYRFEGVDLQAGYAPVEGTEWILVVTAERQEFMAGVALLRNVMIGVTAAFILLGVVVAFFIGKSIANPITELSHIVLRLADYDLSFDENSKAIDYMKRQDEIGSITKALAAMQENLVKLITNISESAQHVAASSEELTATSQQSSLAAGEVARTIEEIANGASDQAKDTENGVSTITELGQMIEEEQGIVMNLSKSAEAVIHLKDEGLVILKDVVEKTEKSNQAAQDVNQVINDTNDSAHQIQEASAMIKSIAEQTNLLALNAAIESARAGEAGRGFAVVAEEIRKLAEQSSQFTEEIETIISKLTDKTSSAVSTMQEVGQIVEAQTKGVYQTNEKFLGINDAIQLVQSGMDDLKVSGKKMTEKREEIIALMENLSAISEENAAGTQEASASVEQQTASMEEIARASDTLSKLAEEMQESTMKFTY from the coding sequence GTGAATTTATCAAAAAGAATTATTCTGTATATGGCATTGCTGATACTCCTAGTGGCAGGTGGCTTGGGGTTAACAGCCATGCGATTCAGCGCGGGAATGGTGACAAATCAGGCAGAAGAAATGCTAAGTGGGCTGGCTCACGATGGCGCTGAACTGGTATCGGAAGGCATTACTCTGCGACTGGAAGTATTGCAGGAAGTTGCGATGAGAGATTCTGTAAGAACCATGGATTTTGAAACTCAGCAGGAAGCCTTAGCGCCTCATGTGGAGCGTCTAGGCTTTATGGACTTTGGAATTGTGACACCAGACGGTACCGCAACGTATGTGATGGAAGACAATACCGCTGAGCTGGGTGATCGGAATTATGTCCAGCGAGCATTGGCAGGAGAACAAAACACTTCTGATGTTATTATTAGTCGAGTCATCAATCAACCGGTACTGATGTACGCTGTTCCCATTTTTGATGCTAATGAACGGGTCGTGGGAGCTCTTATTGCACGGCGAGATGCCAACGGTTTGACTGAAATAACCAACCGGATTGGTTATGGGGAAAGTGGATACGCCTATATGGTGAATCGAAGTGGAGTGACGGTGGTTCATCCCAATCGAGACCTTGTCATGAACCAGTTTAATCCTATAGAAGCATCAGCACAAGAAGAAAGCCTTGTTCCTCTGGCAGAACTGATGAGAGAAGTTCTGGAAAATGAAGATGGTGTGACCTCCTATCGCTTTGAAGGGGTAGACCTGCAAGCTGGATACGCCCCTGTAGAAGGGACGGAGTGGATTCTGGTGGTGACAGCAGAACGGCAAGAGTTTATGGCAGGAGTTGCCTTACTAAGGAATGTGATGATTGGTGTTACAGCGGCCTTTATTTTGCTGGGAGTGGTGGTTGCCTTTTTTATTGGGAAGTCAATTGCCAATCCCATTACAGAATTATCTCATATTGTGTTGAGATTGGCAGATTACGATTTATCCTTTGACGAGAATAGCAAAGCGATTGACTATATGAAACGACAAGATGAAATTGGAAGCATCACCAAAGCGCTAGCTGCCATGCAGGAAAATCTGGTAAAACTTATCACCAATATTTCAGAGAGTGCCCAACATGTAGCGGCTTCTTCGGAAGAATTAACGGCGACTAGTCAACAATCCAGCCTGGCAGCTGGTGAAGTAGCCAGAACTATTGAAGAAATCGCCAATGGAGCTTCGGATCAGGCGAAAGATACAGAAAATGGAGTTAGTACTATTACGGAGCTGGGTCAGATGATTGAAGAAGAGCAAGGGATTGTGATGAATTTAAGTAAATCTGCAGAGGCAGTGATTCATCTAAAAGACGAAGGACTTGTTATCTTAAAAGATGTGGTAGAAAAGACCGAGAAAAGCAATCAGGCAGCTCAGGATGTTAATCAAGTAATAAACGATACCAATGACAGCGCTCATCAGATTCAAGAAGCTAGTGCGATGATTAAAAGCATTGCGGAGCAGACTAATTTATTGGCCTTAAACGCAGCTATTGAATCGGCCAGAGCAGGAGAAGCAGGGCGTGGTTTTGCGGTTGTAGCAGAAGAAATACGGAAATTGGCAGAGCAATCAAGTCAGTTTACAGAAGAAATTGAAACTATTATTAGTAAACTAACAGATAAAACCAGTAGCGCTGTTTCTACCATGCAGGAAGTAGGGCAAATCGTTGAAGCTCAGACAAAGGGTGTTTACCAGACAAATGAAAAATTCCTCGGTATTAATGACGCTATTCAACTGGTTCAATCAGGAATGGACGACTTAAAGGTATCTGGCAAGAAAATGACAGAGAAAAGGGAAGAAATTATTGCCTTGATGGAAAATCTGTCTGCTATTTCGGAAGAAAATGCAGCTGGTACCCAGGAAGCTTCTGCTTCCGTTGAGCAGCAAACGGCGTCGATGGAAGAGATAGCCAGAGCCAGTGACACTCTATCAAAACTAGCAGAAGAAATGCAGGAAAGCACCATGAAATTTACCTATTAA
- a CDS encoding ABC transporter permease, translated as MKVKLMQAIGSRLFYQPGFFVMILVLPILLSLVMGAVYQPQEEGAIPIAWVDEDDSEASVFLTGLMREESMVRLVETDRETAIDLVQGYQVEGAYILPEGFEETMRKELIPQIEMLRSASSLGADAVGELIASGVIRIASHHRAAGVILREYEAQHQPIDDREALRKEILEHAESYWEDGPPIPLQVREEEKGIGSMEETPRGILAAPYGALVAMMTFFAASLPMVIQYEKKAGTWQRIMMVTGTEKVAYQATLHLYTLIQAFMAFVTLFVLDVFFDLSYWGKAGISLLIFAGYGYFVSALFLFSERMKIISKLGESVTFGVLLICLVSGCFWTTAIYPAAIQSFVLILPPAMAMRILEQGFIQNYWWVAVGILCWFVLGIFLSQKTLKTGR; from the coding sequence ATGAAGGTAAAACTAATGCAAGCCATTGGAAGCAGGTTGTTTTATCAACCTGGTTTTTTTGTGATGATTCTGGTACTGCCAATTTTACTGTCCCTTGTCATGGGGGCTGTCTACCAACCGCAGGAAGAAGGAGCTATTCCGATTGCATGGGTTGATGAAGATGACAGCGAGGCATCTGTATTCCTGACAGGATTAATGCGGGAAGAATCCATGGTTAGATTGGTGGAAACAGACCGTGAAACGGCGATTGATCTAGTGCAAGGCTATCAGGTGGAAGGCGCTTATATTCTGCCGGAAGGCTTTGAAGAAACCATGCGCAAAGAACTGATCCCACAGATCGAAATGCTGCGCTCTGCCAGTTCTTTAGGGGCTGATGCTGTAGGAGAGCTGATAGCTTCTGGTGTTATTCGTATTGCCAGCCATCACCGGGCGGCAGGAGTGATTTTGCGCGAGTATGAAGCACAACATCAGCCTATCGATGACCGGGAAGCCCTGCGAAAAGAAATATTAGAACATGCAGAATCCTACTGGGAAGATGGTCCACCCATTCCTTTACAAGTAAGGGAAGAAGAGAAAGGGATTGGGAGCATGGAGGAAACTCCCCGAGGCATATTGGCCGCTCCTTATGGGGCGCTGGTAGCGATGATGACTTTTTTTGCGGCCAGTCTTCCGATGGTTATTCAATATGAAAAGAAAGCTGGTACATGGCAACGAATCATGATGGTGACAGGAACTGAAAAAGTCGCTTATCAGGCAACCCTTCACCTGTATACGCTGATACAAGCTTTTATGGCCTTTGTCACACTTTTTGTGTTGGATGTGTTTTTTGACCTTTCGTATTGGGGAAAGGCAGGGATATCCTTACTTATTTTTGCTGGCTATGGGTATTTTGTTTCGGCATTGTTCCTTTTTTCAGAACGCATGAAAATTATTTCAAAGCTGGGAGAGAGTGTTACTTTTGGAGTACTGCTGATTTGCCTGGTAAGTGGGTGTTTTTGGACAACAGCTATTTATCCTGCGGCGATCCAATCTTTTGTTTTAATTTTACCTCCTGCAATGGCTATGAGGATTTTAGAACAAGGATTTATCCAAAATTATTGGTGGGTAGCCGTAGGAATTCTTTGTTGGTTCGTCCTTGGAATCTTCTTATCCCAAAAAACCTTAAAAACAGGCCGATAG
- a CDS encoding ABC transporter permease gives MSNVIDLSLFHLKQKMKQPRWWFAAVILPIVMMFLLGAGFAGFFEEGVWLDPFEVVLVNKDEHTIMQITEQQLLEDEALARLVTITLAETEEEGYALMEEQQAAALVLVPEGMIQTLEAGGNKELHLVLDPSQPFEGQLVKTIMEHSMKSVSGGQSAVYAVWNYYEKIGLTREQREEKIMPVMQEITFRAYRIRNQLLEPLVLEDMRGFSPIQYYGTAMLVLFLLFLAISESREWLRERSAGITQRILMSGISTHHYLGVQFLRVFFIAILQSFLLSSLLWFLLEAESSMLLWYVLLFAGFLFLLSSASLLLGVLIQQEETYQTSLTGLLLISALVGGGLIPLHYLPDFIKPLSWITPHYWMLTASFHMQLGMVTQVLQITAGFFLAGMGMIVLANGIFRKNQEVNAS, from the coding sequence ATGAGTAACGTAATTGACCTTTCCTTGTTCCACCTAAAACAAAAAATGAAACAACCAAGATGGTGGTTTGCTGCTGTGATCCTTCCCATTGTGATGATGTTTTTGCTGGGGGCTGGTTTTGCTGGTTTTTTTGAAGAAGGTGTATGGTTGGATCCTTTTGAAGTTGTTCTGGTGAATAAAGATGAGCATACGATTATGCAGATCACAGAACAACAACTTCTGGAAGATGAAGCATTGGCAAGGTTAGTAACGATAACCTTAGCAGAGACGGAAGAAGAAGGTTATGCGCTGATGGAAGAACAGCAGGCAGCGGCGTTGGTATTGGTTCCAGAAGGAATGATTCAAACCTTAGAAGCTGGAGGCAATAAAGAATTACATTTGGTCTTGGATCCATCGCAGCCTTTTGAAGGTCAGTTAGTAAAAACCATTATGGAGCACTCAATGAAAAGTGTATCCGGTGGGCAGTCGGCGGTTTACGCGGTCTGGAATTATTACGAAAAAATCGGATTAACCCGCGAACAGCGAGAAGAAAAAATAATGCCGGTGATGCAGGAAATCACTTTCCGGGCGTACCGGATACGAAACCAATTGCTAGAACCCCTCGTGCTGGAAGATATGAGGGGTTTTAGCCCTATTCAATATTATGGGACAGCCATGTTGGTACTCTTTTTACTTTTTCTGGCTATTTCAGAAAGTCGGGAATGGCTGCGGGAAAGATCTGCAGGCATTACACAACGGATATTAATGAGCGGAATTTCTACCCATCACTATTTAGGAGTTCAGTTTTTGCGGGTGTTTTTTATCGCCATCCTGCAAAGTTTTCTACTATCAAGTCTTTTGTGGTTTTTGTTAGAAGCAGAATCATCGATGCTTCTTTGGTATGTTCTATTGTTTGCTGGGTTTCTTTTCTTGCTTAGCAGTGCCAGTTTATTGTTGGGAGTACTTATTCAACAGGAGGAAACCTACCAGACCAGTTTAACGGGATTACTTCTAATCAGTGCCTTGGTCGGTGGAGGACTCATTCCTCTACATTATTTGCCGGATTTTATTAAACCGCTTTCCTGGATAACGCCACATTATTGGATGTTGACAGCGAGTTTCCATATGCAATTAGGGATGGTTACTCAGGTGTTGCAGATTACAGCCGGTTTTTTTCTTGCTGGTATGGGAATGATTGTTTTAGCTAACGGAATCTTTCGCAAAAATCAGGAGGTGAATGCTTCATGA